One window from the genome of Flavobacterium agricola encodes:
- a CDS encoding DEAD/DEAH box helicase, with amino-acid sequence MKLDQVLSKLNIKQLNAMQQEALQAAKTETNVILLSPTGSGKTLAFLLPILSKLKVNVPGVQAVILVPSRELALQIEQVFKKLTTEFKINACYGGHNTRTEINNLSSPPAVLVGTPGRVAFHIREASFNTQNVTSYVVDEFDKALEMGFQQDMDFIINTFLNINFRMLTSATALKNIPEFTGMQQPKMLTFLKNSDAKPDLTFKKVYTKPEEKLETVIQLLGKLGKETVLIFCNHRDAVDRISETLHTKGVANTCFHGGLTQDDRERALLRFRNKSSRILITTDLAARGLDIPEIGCVIHYQIPDKEETFIHRNGRTARMKAKGTVYALLMQDENVAFIDSRFATETLTGNYIIDNKTDFKTLYISAGKKDKVNKVDIVGFLIKIGGLAKEDIGLIEVKDTQAFVAVVSKKIKPLLAALKDKKLKNKKVKIEIAQQ; translated from the coding sequence ATGAAATTAGATCAGGTACTTAGTAAACTCAATATAAAGCAATTAAATGCTATGCAGCAAGAAGCGCTGCAAGCTGCAAAAACAGAAACCAATGTTATTTTACTTTCGCCCACCGGATCGGGTAAAACATTAGCTTTTTTGTTACCAATTTTAAGCAAGTTAAAAGTAAATGTTCCCGGGGTTCAGGCTGTTATTTTAGTTCCTAGTCGGGAATTGGCTTTGCAAATAGAACAAGTTTTTAAAAAGTTAACTACCGAATTTAAAATTAATGCATGTTACGGCGGACATAATACGCGTACCGAAATAAATAACTTAAGTTCTCCGCCTGCCGTTTTGGTTGGAACTCCGGGGCGCGTAGCTTTTCATATCCGCGAAGCATCTTTTAACACCCAAAATGTTACAAGTTATGTAGTTGATGAATTTGATAAAGCTTTAGAAATGGGCTTTCAGCAGGATATGGATTTTATTATCAATACATTCCTCAACATCAATTTTCGCATGTTAACATCGGCAACTGCGTTAAAAAACATCCCAGAGTTTACCGGAATGCAACAACCTAAAATGCTTACGTTTTTAAAGAATTCTGATGCAAAACCCGATTTAACTTTTAAAAAAGTTTATACAAAACCTGAAGAAAAGTTAGAAACCGTTATTCAGTTGCTTGGTAAACTTGGTAAAGAAACGGTTTTAATTTTTTGCAATCACCGCGATGCAGTAGATAGAATAAGCGAAACTTTGCATACAAAAGGTGTTGCAAATACATGTTTTCACGGCGGACTGACGCAAGATGATAGGGAACGTGCTTTGTTAAGATTTAGAAACAAAAGTTCTCGTATTTTAATTACTACCGATTTGGCTGCGCGTGGATTAGATATTCCGGAAATTGGCTGTGTAATTCATTATCAAATTCCAGATAAAGAAGAAACCTTTATTCACCGTAACGGACGTACGGCGCGTATGAAAGCGAAAGGAACCGTTTATGCCTTACTTATGCAAGATGAAAACGTTGCGTTTATAGATTCGCGCTTTGCTACCGAAACCTTAACCGGTAATTATATAATTGATAATAAAACCGATTTTAAAACACTTTATATTAGTGCTGGTAAAAAAGATAAAGTAAATAAGGTTGATATTGTGGGTTTTTTAATTAAGATTGGCGGATTAGCTAAAGAAGATATTGGCTTGATTGAAGTAAAAGATACACAAGCTTTTGTTGCAGTTGTATCAAAAAAAATAAAACCTTTATTAGCAGCTTTAAAAGATAAAAAGTTAAAAAACAAAAAGGTGAAAATTGAAATTGCCCAACAATAA
- a CDS encoding (4Fe-4S)-binding protein, protein MKEHEYSNGEITVIWKPDVCQHSAVCLNLLPQVYNPGKRPWINLGDTPSELLRAQINACPSSALSYIENKEI, encoded by the coding sequence ATGAAAGAACACGAATATTCTAATGGAGAAATAACAGTAATTTGGAAACCTGATGTTTGCCAACATTCTGCAGTTTGTTTAAACCTATTACCGCAAGTTTATAATCCCGGTAAACGTCCTTGGATTAATTTAGGCGATACGCCAAGCGAACTTTTACGCGCGCAAATTAATGCTTGTCCATCGAGCGCATTAAGCTATATAGAAAATAAGGAAATTTAA
- a CDS encoding TlpA family protein disulfide reductase, translating to MERLEKVLQQTELQTLNGKKITFNALKGKPVVLNFWFTKCAPCIEEMPALNELAAKYKDQAHFIAITYNNESEVTEFLTKHPFNFTQIVNEQSFIDKMEIKSYPRTFFIDKNGKIARQFPGLPFVIDPKTNERKTNIKPFENILIKMLE from the coding sequence CTGGAACGTTTAGAAAAAGTTTTACAACAAACCGAACTACAAACTTTAAACGGCAAAAAAATCACATTCAATGCTTTAAAAGGTAAACCCGTAGTACTAAACTTTTGGTTTACTAAATGCGCCCCTTGTATTGAAGAAATGCCTGCTTTAAATGAACTTGCTGCAAAATATAAAGATCAAGCACATTTTATTGCAATTACATATAATAACGAGTCAGAAGTTACGGAGTTTTTAACAAAGCATCCGTTTAACTTTACACAAATAGTTAACGAGCAAAGTTTTATTGATAAGATGGAAATTAAGAGCTATCCAAGAACCTTTTTTATTGATAAAAATGGAAAAATTGCGCGACAATTTCCTGGATTACCTTTTGTTATAGATCCAAAAACAAATGAAAGAAAGACAAACATAAAACCATTTGAAAATATTTTAATAAAAATGCTTGAATAA
- the purL gene encoding phosphoribosylformylglycinamidine synthase, translating to MIHFFVNQKGTVYGVQTEKDLSTETVAKLNWLFGNASKIEQTTLSDFYVGPRAAMVTPWSTNAVEITQNMGIEGIIRIEEFEKVSEDFNAFDPMISQKFSALTQDMFTIAIHVEPILEIDDIEAYNQQEGLALSAEEVDYLNNLAVKIGRKLTDSEVFAFSQANSEHCRHKIFNGTFVIDGVEQPTSLFKLIKKTSETNPNGIVSAYKDNVAFVKGPKATQFAPLSADKPDFYAEKEFESVISLKAETHNFPTTVEPFSGAATGAGGEIRDRLAGGQGSLPLAGTAIYMTSYSRLNEDRPWEKAMNERDWLYQTPMDILIKASNGASDFGNKFGQPLIVGSVLTFEHEEDTRKIGYDKVIMQAGGIGYGKLDQAIKHKPEVGDKIVILGGENYRIGMGGAAVSSADTGAFGSGIELNAIQRSNPEMQKRAANTVRGMVESDHNAIVSIHDHGAGGHLNCLSELVEDTGGLIDLDALPVGDPTLSAKEIIGNESQERMGLVIAEKDIKTLQDIADRERAPMYTVGDVTGDHRFTFESKTTGEKPMDYALEDFFGSSPKTVMTDKKVERNYAGLTYSTANIPTYLNQMLQLEAVASKDWLTNKVDRCVGGRVAKQQCVGPLQLPLNNVGVMALDYKSTEGIATTVGHSPIAALVDPVAGSRNAIAEALSNLVFAPINNGLAGVSLSANWMWACNNEGEDARLYEAVKGCSDFAIELGINIPTGKDSLSMKQKYPNGENVIAPGTVIISAAGNCTDINKVVEPVLNKEAGSIYYINLSQDNFKLGGSSFAQILNKVGNEVPTIKNGAYFKKAFNTIQAAINNNLIEAGHDIGSGGLITTLLEMTFADVNLGANYDLSALNEADSVKALFNENIAVVLQATNDAAFEKAFAEAGIEAVKIGTAVAGNEVTFKNNNDAFTFNVTETRDAWFKTSFLLDSKQSKNGMAQERYNNYKNQPLNFVFPSHFDGKKPVYNGARPKAAIIREKGSNSEREMANAMYLAGFDVKDVHMTDLISGRETLEDIQFIGAVGGFSNSDVLGSAKGWAGAFLYNEKAKAALENFYKRPDTMSVGICNGCQLMMELELINPEHDVHGKMIHNTSGKHESNFISVKVQENNSIMLSTLAGSTLGVWISHGEGKFNLPKEEAAYNIVAKYAYEQYPANPNGSDYNTAMLCDTTGRHLVTMPHIERSTFQWNWANYPNGRKDEVSPWLEAFVNARKWCEANK from the coding sequence ATGATTCATTTCTTCGTGAACCAAAAAGGCACTGTTTACGGTGTTCAAACGGAAAAAGATTTATCTACAGAAACGGTTGCTAAACTAAATTGGCTTTTTGGCAACGCTTCTAAAATTGAACAAACTACGTTATCAGATTTTTATGTAGGACCGCGCGCAGCTATGGTTACGCCTTGGAGCACCAATGCGGTAGAAATTACCCAAAATATGGGGATTGAAGGCATTATTCGTATTGAAGAATTTGAAAAAGTTTCGGAAGATTTTAATGCTTTTGATCCGATGATTTCTCAAAAATTTTCGGCATTAACGCAAGATATGTTTACCATTGCAATCCATGTTGAGCCAATTTTAGAAATTGATGATATTGAGGCGTACAACCAACAAGAAGGTTTGGCATTAAGCGCTGAAGAAGTTGATTATTTAAACAACTTGGCGGTTAAAATTGGAAGAAAATTAACCGATTCTGAAGTTTTTGCTTTCTCTCAAGCCAATTCAGAACATTGCCGTCATAAAATTTTTAACGGAACGTTTGTTATTGATGGGGTTGAACAACCAACTTCATTATTCAAATTAATTAAAAAAACATCTGAAACGAATCCGAACGGAATTGTTTCGGCTTATAAAGATAATGTTGCTTTTGTGAAAGGACCAAAAGCAACGCAATTTGCTCCGCTTTCTGCTGACAAACCAGATTTTTATGCTGAAAAAGAATTTGAATCGGTTATTTCATTAAAAGCAGAAACGCACAACTTCCCTACTACGGTAGAACCATTTTCTGGTGCTGCTACCGGTGCAGGAGGTGAAATTCGTGACCGTTTAGCTGGTGGTCAAGGTTCGTTGCCATTAGCAGGAACTGCTATTTACATGACCTCGTATTCTCGTTTAAACGAAGATCGTCCGTGGGAAAAAGCAATGAACGAACGCGATTGGTTGTACCAAACGCCAATGGATATTTTAATTAAAGCATCTAACGGAGCTTCAGATTTTGGAAACAAATTCGGTCAACCCTTAATTGTTGGTTCGGTTTTAACTTTTGAACACGAAGAAGATACACGCAAAATTGGTTACGATAAGGTAATTATGCAAGCAGGTGGAATCGGATACGGAAAATTAGATCAAGCCATTAAACACAAACCAGAAGTTGGTGATAAAATTGTGATTTTAGGTGGCGAAAATTACCGCATTGGTATGGGTGGTGCAGCGGTTTCATCTGCTGACACAGGAGCTTTTGGCTCTGGAATTGAGTTAAATGCCATTCAACGTTCTAACCCAGAAATGCAAAAACGCGCAGCTAATACCGTGCGTGGTATGGTAGAATCTGATCATAACGCAATTGTTTCTATTCACGATCACGGAGCAGGTGGGCATTTAAACTGTTTGTCTGAATTGGTTGAAGATACGGGCGGATTGATTGATTTAGATGCATTACCAGTAGGTGATCCAACGTTATCTGCCAAAGAAATTATTGGTAACGAATCTCAGGAACGCATGGGATTGGTTATTGCTGAAAAAGATATTAAAACATTACAAGATATTGCAGATCGCGAACGTGCACCTATGTACACCGTTGGTGATGTTACGGGCGATCACCGTTTTACTTTTGAGTCAAAAACTACGGGCGAAAAACCAATGGATTACGCTTTAGAAGATTTCTTCGGATCATCTCCTAAAACCGTAATGACAGATAAAAAAGTGGAAAGAAATTATGCTGGGTTAACGTACAGCACAGCAAATATCCCTACGTATTTAAACCAAATGTTACAATTAGAGGCGGTTGCTTCTAAAGATTGGTTAACCAATAAAGTAGATCGTTGCGTTGGCGGACGTGTAGCAAAACAACAATGCGTTGGGCCTTTACAATTACCTTTAAACAATGTTGGGGTAATGGCGTTAGATTACAAATCGACTGAAGGTATTGCAACTACAGTGGGCCACTCGCCTATTGCTGCGTTGGTTGATCCGGTTGCTGGTTCTCGTAACGCGATTGCAGAAGCGCTATCGAACCTTGTTTTTGCGCCAATTAATAACGGATTAGCTGGTGTTTCTTTATCAGCAAACTGGATGTGGGCGTGTAATAACGAAGGTGAAGATGCACGTTTGTATGAAGCTGTTAAAGGTTGTTCTGATTTTGCAATTGAATTAGGAATCAACATTCCAACAGGAAAAGATTCGCTTTCAATGAAACAAAAATATCCGAACGGCGAAAACGTAATTGCTCCTGGAACCGTTATTATTTCGGCAGCAGGAAATTGTACAGATATCAATAAAGTAGTTGAACCGGTTTTAAATAAAGAAGCTGGATCTATTTACTACATCAACTTATCTCAAGATAACTTTAAATTAGGCGGATCATCTTTCGCTCAAATTTTAAATAAAGTTGGAAACGAAGTTCCAACAATTAAAAACGGCGCTTACTTTAAAAAGGCGTTCAATACCATTCAAGCTGCAATCAACAACAATTTAATTGAAGCAGGTCACGATATCGGATCAGGCGGTTTAATTACTACGCTGTTAGAAATGACTTTTGCTGATGTTAACTTAGGTGCAAACTACGATTTATCTGCATTAAACGAAGCAGATTCGGTTAAAGCGTTATTTAACGAAAATATTGCAGTTGTTTTACAAGCTACAAATGATGCAGCTTTTGAAAAAGCATTTGCTGAAGCTGGAATTGAAGCTGTAAAAATTGGTACTGCTGTTGCTGGTAACGAAGTTACGTTTAAAAACAACAACGATGCCTTTACATTTAATGTTACGGAAACACGTGATGCGTGGTTTAAAACGTCATTCTTATTAGATAGCAAACAATCTAAAAACGGAATGGCGCAAGAGCGTTACAACAACTATAAAAATCAGCCGTTAAACTTTGTTTTCCCATCTCATTTTGATGGTAAAAAACCCGTTTACAACGGAGCAAGACCAAAAGCTGCGATTATTCGTGAAAAAGGTTCGAACTCAGAACGCGAAATGGCAAATGCGATGTATTTAGCTGGTTTTGATGTTAAAGATGTACACATGACCGATTTAATTTCAGGAAGAGAAACGTTAGAAGATATTCAGTTTATTGGAGCTGTTGGAGGATTTTCGAACTCAGACGTTTTAGGATCTGCTAAAGGTTGGGCCGGAGCTTTCTTATATAACGAAAAAGCGAAAGCGGCGTTAGAAAACTTTTACAAACGTCCAGATACCATGTCGGTTGGAATTTGTAACGGTTGTCAGTTAATGATGGAGTTAGAATTAATTAATCCGGAGCACGATGTACACGGAAAAATGATTCACAACACATCTGGTAAGCACGAATCGAACTTCATTTCAGTAAAAGTGCAAGAAAACAACTCGATTATGTTATCTACATTAGCAGGGTCTACATTAGGTGTTTGGATTTCTCACGGCGAAGGAAAATTCAACTTACCTAAAGAAGAAGCTGCTTACAACATTGTTGCAAAATATGCTTATGAGCAATATCCTGCCAATCCAAACGGATCAGATTACAACACCGCTATGTTATGTGATACAACCGGTCGCCATTTGGTAACGATGCCACACATTGAACGTTCTACCTTCCAATGGAACTGGGCAAATTATCCGAACGGACGTAAAGACGAAGTTTCGCCTTGGTTAGAAGCTTTTGTTAATGCTCGCAAATGGTGTGAAGCAAATAAATAA
- a CDS encoding FMN-binding negative transcriptional regulator — MYLPKLFKTDDFNVLRDIVTNNAFANLTIFNERILATRAMMLLHGTESDFFIETHIAKANPVARKLNLEQEVLCDFLGVSTYISSSWYDHVNVSTWNYEQVQIYGKVEIMTDNELFNHLSQVTQKFERTQKCPMTVDKMDKAYVESEMAGAVGYRIYPTEVKIKQKLSQNRDAANMQRIIENLAESEHEMDQLMLRKLKK; from the coding sequence ATGTATTTACCTAAATTATTTAAAACCGACGATTTTAATGTGCTGCGCGATATTGTAACCAATAATGCGTTTGCCAACCTAACCATATTTAACGAGCGTATTTTGGCTACCCGAGCCATGATGTTATTGCACGGTACCGAATCTGATTTTTTTATAGAAACGCATATTGCTAAAGCCAACCCCGTAGCCCGAAAATTGAATTTAGAACAAGAAGTTTTGTGCGATTTTTTGGGCGTTAGCACTTACATAAGTTCTTCTTGGTACGATCACGTAAATGTTTCGACCTGGAATTACGAGCAGGTTCAGATTTATGGTAAAGTTGAAATTATGACTGACAACGAGCTTTTTAATCACTTAAGCCAAGTAACTCAAAAGTTTGAACGCACCCAAAAATGCCCGATGACGGTTGATAAAATGGATAAAGCTTATGTAGAAAGTGAAATGGCTGGCGCAGTGGGCTACCGTATTTATCCGACCGAAGTAAAAATAAAACAAAAACTTTCTCAAAACCGAGATGCAGCGAATATGCAACGCATTATTGAAAATTTAGCCGAATCAGAGCATGAAATGGACCAATTGATGCTGCGTAAATTGAAGAAATAG
- a CDS encoding DUF5343 domain-containing protein has translation MIAVITGDIIGSRKVDAGVWLPQLKTFFTAHLPDASRWEIYRGDSFQLQTSVFEALSLALCIKALIKTHALLDVRMAIGIGLAGFVGERITESGGTAFVNSGDGFELLKNNTLQLKSPFETFDSYFNPMLKLVGFIADQWKPATAEALFYRLRYPDLLQKDLAGLLGKDKSTLNKALKRGVR, from the coding sequence ATGATTGCAGTAATTACGGGTGATATAATAGGATCGAGAAAAGTTGATGCGGGCGTTTGGTTGCCGCAGTTAAAAACTTTTTTTACAGCACATTTGCCTGATGCGAGCCGGTGGGAAATTTATAGGGGAGATAGCTTTCAGTTACAAACTTCGGTTTTTGAAGCTTTATCGCTGGCGCTTTGCATTAAGGCATTGATTAAAACACATGCTTTGTTGGATGTTAGAATGGCCATTGGCATCGGATTGGCGGGTTTTGTTGGTGAGCGAATTACGGAATCGGGTGGAACGGCGTTTGTAAATTCGGGCGACGGGTTTGAATTACTTAAAAACAATACGTTGCAGTTAAAATCGCCTTTCGAAACGTTTGATTCGTATTTTAATCCCATGCTAAAATTGGTTGGTTTTATTGCGGACCAATGGAAGCCGGCTACGGCCGAAGCGCTTTTTTACCGATTGCGTTACCCGGATTTGTTGCAAAAAGATTTGGCTGGTTTGTTGGGTAAAGATAAATCGACCTTAAATAAGGCGCTGAAACGGGGCGTACGATGA
- a CDS encoding DUF3307 domain-containing protein produces the protein MFELGLKITLVYLLACFVLVPASRFKKQASAGNLVSKFCSSTVVVWALLLLVTQFKKNYVFPNFLLAFVFACLACFTQLVLRGRIKNIWVFALSVSLHVLCMACFVYYFYPFQLDFSVVFSTKVYLLLVALLLLTLFCNVLIKRLMEFLNYAIPKTGITDGGKYIGMLERLFVFLFVVMNFWEGIGFLLAAKSIFRFGDLKENKDVKLTEYILIGTLLSFGLAILLGKLYLYFSV, from the coding sequence ATGTTTGAACTTGGATTAAAAATTACGTTGGTTTATTTATTGGCTTGCTTTGTATTGGTTCCGGCTTCGCGCTTTAAAAAACAAGCTTCTGCAGGTAATTTGGTAAGCAAATTTTGTAGTTCTACCGTTGTGGTTTGGGCTTTGTTGCTTTTGGTTACGCAGTTTAAAAAAAATTACGTTTTTCCTAATTTTTTGTTGGCATTTGTATTTGCTTGCCTTGCGTGTTTTACGCAGTTGGTTTTGCGAGGTAGAATAAAAAATATTTGGGTTTTTGCTCTGTCGGTAAGTTTGCATGTTTTGTGCATGGCGTGCTTTGTATATTATTTTTATCCGTTTCAGCTTGATTTTTCGGTTGTTTTTAGCACTAAAGTTTATTTGCTTTTGGTTGCTTTGCTACTGCTAACTTTGTTTTGCAATGTGCTTATTAAGCGCTTAATGGAATTTTTAAATTATGCCATACCAAAAACAGGAATTACCGATGGTGGTAAATATATTGGCATGTTGGAGCGCTTGTTTGTTTTTTTGTTTGTGGTAATGAATTTTTGGGAAGGTATTGGTTTTTTATTGGCTGCTAAATCGATATTTCGATTTGGTGATTTAAAAGAAAACAAGGATGTTAAACTTACCGAATATATTTTAATTGGCACATTACTGAGTTTTGGTTTGGCCATTTTGTTAGGTAAATTGTATCTTTATTTTAGCGTTTAG
- a CDS encoding IS3 family transposase (programmed frameshift) — MGTPKKKSAENFVKDIRNNTRRIFTAEQKILIVMEALRAEISIAELCRKYSINQSQFYKWNKEFLEAGKKRLSGDVTREATSSEVTELKKENARLKEIVADLVLRLRYCKKKFRYVRLTQQFKRYMRLTASEKYEIIRQVTRSELGVKRTLQEYGIARSTFYKWYQSYLENGFDGLKPKQRLTNRQWNSIPGTQKDLVVELALEYPELSSRELAFKITDEQGIYLSESSVYRILKQRGLIAAPNHILIAASNEFKDKTQFVHQMWQTDFTYFKIIGWGWYYLSTVLDDYSRYIIHWELCDSMKAEDVKRTVNTAIKKARLKTKQKPKLLSDNGPCYVSNELKTYLKDHLKMKQVHGKPMHPQTQGKIERYHRTMKNVVKLNHFYHPEELIQSLNEFVENYNNNRYHESINNLTPADVYFGRSDKILEQRAIVKQKTIAKRRQLYNQEKIINL, encoded by the exons ATGGGAACACCAAAGAAAAAATCCGCAGAAAATTTTGTAAAAGACATTCGTAACAATACGCGTCGAATCTTCACTGCCGAACAAAAGATTTTAATTGTTATGGAAGCACTACGAGCAGAAATATCTATTGCTGAACTATGTAGAAAGTACAGTATTAATCAATCTCAATTTTACAAATGGAACAAGGAGTTTCTTGAGGCAGGTAAAAAGCGATTATCTGGTGATGTAACTCGTGAAGCTACTAGTAGCGAAGTAACGGAACTAAAGAAGGAAAATGCTCGATTAAAAGAGATAGTTGCTGATTTAGTTTTACGCT TACGATATTGTAAAAAAAAGTTTAGATATGTTAGATTAACTCAGCAGTTTAAACGATATATGAGATTAACCGCTAGTGAGAAATACGAGATAATTCGGCAAGTTACGCGAAGTGAACTCGGTGTAAAACGAACCTTGCAAGAGTACGGAATTGCTCGTAGTACGTTTTACAAATGGTACCAAAGTTACCTTGAAAATGGATTTGATGGTTTAAAGCCAAAGCAACGATTAACAAATCGTCAATGGAATAGTATTCCCGGTACGCAAAAAGATCTTGTTGTTGAATTAGCTTTAGAATATCCTGAGTTATCATCTAGAGAATTGGCTTTTAAAATTACTGATGAACAAGGCATTTATTTATCTGAATCCAGCGTATATCGCATCTTAAAGCAACGCGGATTGATTGCAGCCCCAAATCATATTTTGATAGCTGCTTCCAATGAATTTAAAGATAAAACACAATTTGTTCATCAAATGTGGCAAACTGATTTTACTTATTTTAAAATTATTGGATGGGGTTGGTATTATTTAAGCACCGTTTTAGATGATTACAGCAGGTATATCATTCATTGGGAGTTATGTGATTCCATGAAGGCTGAAGATGTAAAAAGAACCGTGAATACAGCTATTAAGAAGGCTCGGTTAAAAACAAAACAAAAGCCAAAGTTATTATCTGATAATGGGCCTTGTTATGTTTCGAACGAATTAAAAACGTATTTAAAAGATCACTTAAAAATGAAACAAGTTCATGGAAAACCAATGCATCCGCAAACTCAAGGCAAAATTGAACGCTACCACAGAACAATGAAAAATGTGGTTAAACTAAATCATTTTTATCATCCAGAAGAATTAATTCAGTCTTTAAACGAATTTGTAGAAAATTACAATAACAACAGATATCACGAGTCTATAAATAACTTGACACCTGCAGATGTATATTTTGGTAGATCGGATAAAATACTAGAGCAAAGAGCTATTGTTAAACAAAAAACAATTGCCAAAAGAAGGCAATTATATAATCAAGAAAAAATCATAAATTTATAG
- a CDS encoding DUF6985 domain-containing protein, translated as MSKEEILKNCTWDSYDMATLDVNIPILSTNVKIDFLPPLKSGRTLTDDMVLALNSVIKLDVSQLDIIKSYLFWHFNLCCEATYYGFDIDFAEGESNSDANKRYFDIKNEDDAWKKSKLECLIIDEHEGTTVTFQFEVPWEDEHGCEIEFINGKIVNYENNN; from the coding sequence ATGTCGAAAGAAGAAATTTTAAAAAACTGTACTTGGGATAGTTATGATATGGCAACTCTGGATGTAAATATTCCAATACTAAGTACAAATGTAAAAATTGATTTTTTACCTCCATTAAAATCTGGTAGAACATTAACAGATGATATGGTTTTAGCTTTAAATAGTGTTATTAAATTAGATGTTAGTCAATTAGATATAATTAAAAGTTATTTATTCTGGCATTTTAATTTATGTTGTGAAGCAACTTACTATGGATTTGATATTGATTTTGCAGAGGGAGAAAGTAATTCTGATGCTAACAAAAGATATTTTGATATTAAAAATGAAGATGATGCATGGAAAAAAAGTAAGCTTGAATGTTTAATAATTGATGAGCACGAAGGTACAACAGTTACTTTTCAATTTGAAGTACCTTGGGAAGATGAACATGGTTGCGAAATCGAATTTATAAATGGTAAAATAGTTAATTATGAAAATAACAACTAA
- a CDS encoding CPBP family glutamic-type intramembrane protease — translation MHFWAFLCCFFTLIYDLMEEYAWRGYLIKNLEKLSLVIKSIISGTFWAV, via the coding sequence GTGCATTTTTGGGCTTTTCTTTGCTGTTTTTTTACCCTAATTTATGATTTGATGGAAGAATATGCATGGCGTGGTTATTTGATTAAAAATCTCGAGAAATTAAGTTTAGTAATTAAAAGCATCATTTCGGGAACTTTTTGGGCAGTATGA